Proteins encoded within one genomic window of Salipaludibacillus agaradhaerens:
- a CDS encoding NUDIX hydrolase, giving the protein MELMPQSLREHFRQKKAKLLDMNNFVSAAITVPFIERDNELHLVFQIRSQHVSQPGEICFPGGKVEEGDTSLKETAVRELTEELGIEENNVSIMGELDYIVTPFKLIVYPFSGIISSEATFQVSKKEVEDIIIAPVSELLVLPREEHYIRLSLKPDNSFPYHLIPEGENYKWRTGYVTEHFYNYNGHIIWGLTARILTHVLDEIKEANT; this is encoded by the coding sequence TGCCTCAATCATTAAGAGAACATTTTAGACAAAAGAAAGCAAAGTTATTAGACATGAATAATTTTGTTTCAGCTGCTATTACAGTACCATTTATCGAACGGGACAATGAACTACATCTTGTATTTCAAATTCGATCACAACATGTTTCTCAGCCAGGGGAAATTTGTTTTCCTGGGGGAAAAGTAGAAGAGGGTGATACCTCTCTCAAGGAAACCGCTGTGAGAGAGTTAACCGAAGAATTAGGAATAGAAGAAAATAATGTGAGTATAATGGGGGAACTTGACTATATCGTCACACCTTTTAAATTAATCGTTTATCCTTTTTCAGGTATTATCTCTTCAGAAGCAACCTTCCAAGTGAGTAAAAAAGAGGTGGAAGATATTATTATAGCACCTGTAAGTGAATTACTAGTATTACCACGAGAAGAACATTATATAAGATTAAGTTTAAAGCCTGATAACAGCTTTCCTTATCATCTTATTCCAGAAGGAGAAAATTACAAATGGCGCACAGGTTACGTTACAGAACACTTTTATAACTATAATGGCCATATCATTTGGGGGTTGACTGCGAGAATTTTAACACATGTACTTGACGAGATAAAAGAAGCTAATACGTAA
- a CDS encoding YrhC family protein: MTDSQIKQLKDKVDDYRRFAFILIALSGFLMIGTVLPKQAVMSQGWLLAAVGGLLVLSVSLHGVAVKTQQLLLKEED, encoded by the coding sequence ATGACAGACAGTCAAATAAAGCAATTGAAAGATAAAGTTGACGATTACCGTCGCTTTGCTTTTATATTAATTGCCCTTTCTGGTTTTTTGATGATCGGTACTGTTTTGCCCAAACAAGCAGTAATGTCACAAGGTTGGCTGTTAGCAGCTGTAGGTGGATTGTTAGTCTTATCGGTTTCCCTACATGGTGTAGCAGTTAAAACGCAACAGTTGCTCTTGAAGGAAGAGGACTAG